The nucleotide sequence ATGCGAACTGTAAGGGCTTGTTACACGAATTTTCTGTTATGGACGGATAAAAATCGCATATTCCGAAACCATATGAAAGGAATAGTTGGATTTATTGGGATATTGCTTTAAACCCAAATAAATCACGTCTGGACGTGTTGCTCCACTGGTTTGTTCTGGTTGTGTTCAGAATCTTTCTGTTGATTCTCTCTAAGATTTTTTTGCTTATTATGCCAATTTccggtttagatgggtttaTTAGTCTACAGGTGGGTTTATTGGAGAAGTTTGGTTTGTGGTCTTTTAACGTAATAAATGCTTCACTTTTTGCTGTTGTATCTATGCGGTCTGCTAGatttagatatatatgtatgtatgtatgtatgtatgtatgtatctatatattgttgtgGCCGCGTCCCAAGGATATCAACAATGTCCAGAgaatataaataacatccaCAAATAACAAAGCCGAAGTGTTCCAGTTtccagaattataaatttatttaaacgttatgtgtaaatgaaaataaaattaatgttcacaggtaagtTTCCAACAGATAAATAGATCTCTTCCTTTCAGTTCCATTTATATTAAACCAGCGAGGACTGtatctccaataaatgtaaacgcAACTACAGCTTGCAGTTGCTTATAACTATTACTTctataaaacaagttaattaaatagagatggtaaattaataaaatttactttaaaaaatatatgttaaagtTATTCCAGTATCAATTTAAATGTGTGTAACGTAATAAAGTTGGAAAGTTTGACAAGGGGACATGCTTTTAATGATTTTCATGTAAGACAGCAAACGAGCTAGAGAACGTTGAcgtcaggtcagatcaggtcatagggctttacgtgcacattcagagcaagctgtagTAGAGCACGCCAGTCCTGGGCACacgagccggccttggccggctcctccgtccaggacaggaaaggtgaaGGTGAgaaggaggagggaccgcctgcactggcaggtgcaaagGGGCACCCGCAGCCCGACCatggtcggtaacaggcggggggAGGGGCGTGTTGACGTCCATTGACGTTAGCCTTTTATACTTTCTGGAAAGCACCACATGAACACATAAAACCTAATCAGAAATTACTTTATGCAAGGAAGAGATGTACCTTTACAAAATAAGTATCATTTCATTTAGTAATTGCGTATGCACacaattgctcaataaataaaataattgcttTTTGGTCCAGCTTCTGTTTGCAATTTACGTACACTCTAAATCCTGagaaacttcaacttttatAAATACGTCTAAAATTAGCGTAAATCAATTTCACAGAAAAAAGcctttacaatatttataaaaacaacatcatTTACCAGGCACAAAAACAAGCTACGgtgcattgcaaatacattgagaattcaagctaataattcacacaaattctaatgtgcataaacatgAAACTATCAttacacaattgctttttttatctactttcaatataaaatagttttaatgaaaaggCCTTTGggaatattatttaaaaaaccaggATTTGtatactgttgtttacaaagACTGTTTACCAATGTATATGACCGTAACAAAATCTATTCGTAAACAGGTTATTAGCGTACACGGATATAGTTCCTAAAAgcactaatattacagtaatcagttttacagttattatctcactcaattaataaaaatcatttgccataatgtacaaacaatattagtatacgtttaactaagaaaatacaTAATCGATCGTTCAAGTGTTCGAGGAAAATAAATTGTACTGAATCGTGGATGAAGAACCCATGGATACCTGTGAACCCGTCGAAATCGTGAATGAAGAACCCatggatcagacggatgctgctccAGAATATAAAACGGACTCGGCCCCTTACGATGATGTCTACGACGCCGATGACGAATGGGATGGCCTTTCGAGACATTACTTGTTCTGCCCTCGTCCCGAAATGAGAGGATTCTACAGACGACTCTATACATTTGGTCTGTGGCCTCTCCAGATGAGACAGAGACCGAAGGAACTCGTCAAGGCCGGTTTCTTCCACACAGGAGACCTCGATACCGTCGTCTGctactgttgtggactacggGCCTACAGATGGAAGACGATGgacgatccagtgatggaacattacaggctGTCCCCGAGATGTTcctacattaacaatgtgttcagacattaaacacgtgtgtgctacttttcgttttgtacaataaacatgtgaataacacgttatgtttgttattaatgtaagggTGGCCCTGAGCCGTGCATGAGCTATGCCTTGGGATGTGGACATGGGTCATACGTATCACAAACTACATCTTTGTGCACATGCGCGGAATTTTAGAGGGTATAAATAAAAGGGCAATGGGTAACATCGTCATTTGAGTTAGAACCTTCAGAGAAGCAACACGTCAGATCTGTACAAGTCGTATGTTCCCAACGCGGACAAGTGGACCCGTTTTTACAAGTTGTAAGCCCAAGGCAAACTTCAtcctcattttccagtgcaacgtggtgggaaaagtcagatgatgtacagtgtggatcgatgactagaactctacgatcccacttggaaaaaagaaaacataggaacagaacaagcccccgACACCCAAcgcaacaggtggtagagcaagccaaggccgaaCAGAAACGGAAACGAGAACAGAGCAGCGTGGAACAGAAACAacgagagcagactgggcaaaaacggcacaagcatttctgagaagactataaaaggaggcatggcagtttcaacatcaCCAGTTCACGTCTAACACTTTAacagtcaacatcatgaatcagtgtcacatttgcgaaaaaaaatatgtttggacccacgacctaacatggaaataaacatggactcttggaatctgaaaataagccttcccagtagcagcagcagcaggagcccctaagattgttacatccgttcaccatgattgtgccgggacccacgtcgtgtggaaaaacatttgtgttgtacaaactgctaagggatggtaaatTCTACCCGCCTCCTCAGCGCATCATCTCGCTCTACagacgatggcaacccctctatgatacgatcaaaatgattgctcgagtgaaatttgttcaaggcatacctgagaatttggaaaaggatcgttatttggatcccagagtcggaattctcatcgtgttggacgacctgatgtctacagctagaaaagaccctcgcatcaccgacctgttcacagaaggacatcaccacagaaacctctcggtgattgccatcaaccagaacatctataacagcaaggacccgacgtagagaagaaactgtcattacttggcactgttcaacaaccccatcgacaagcaacaagtcctaaccttggcacagcagatgtatcctggaaatattCGTCATTTGATGCaccggtttgaggaagctacccacaagccctacggatatctcttggtggacttgaaaccgtccacgcccgaacattggcgccttcgacctaatgtctcagaagagtttcaaccaccgtCGGATAAAGAGCTCTACATACAAATCATGCACAAAAATGCATTCAAGAGAacactaccaggcatacccgcctacgaaagtgacgacgaagaagaagaagatgacgtagagccctatctgaaaaaggtcaagagaatgcagtcttgcgatgcgtgtggtctggtctttgaagacgggagtgacttgtagcgacatctgcgatttaaaacgtgcgaggagggaaatgaagaagaaaaggagccgtcgtccgatctggaaaacgaaggcgtacgtctgatgatcgagcgtgaatttgacatcaatcgtgactatatttaaagcaagaggaaacgctacgaagaaaaaagcatgtcccaagatgccatcgaaagaaacatgaagactttacaatggaagttatttaaagacacgtactctcgcttcctgacctatatgcattactttgacaaaggtcccaacacgAGAAAAATTGTAAAGTCTGTGAATCCGAAAGAGATCTGAGACCTCAGATTTCTTCTAAATcaaatcagtatcgttcctggATCAGCTAATATTTGGACGAACTAGACGACGATGATACCGAtggtgatgatactgatgatgaggacgaagatgaagagaaatgaacactaatattattcacatgtcgcccctTAGGGTCTCTCGacgtaacccaatgtgtgtccattttatatatgtgtagtcgTCGCCCTTAGGGCCTCTCGacgtaacccaatgtgtgtccattttatatatgtgtagttgtcgcccttaaggcctctcgatgtaacccaatgtttgtccattttatatatgtgtagtttgtgatttgtcatttagaaataaaatgaaaaaactaaaccattgcatttgttttttgtgtgttttacttcATGACTAGAtgtgtgattgaatgtcagttgaTATTTGTACCAGCTAcattatagtagcaagggatgtgtgcacaagacagcacataccaaggtccTTGACATACCAGTGGCACTGATTGGATATGGCCTATTGcactaccgacggggatcgatcctagatcgatcactgtatttacccatttggtaaaaatgtatattagtgCAGTTATTTCCTTTGATctataaatattctaaaaaatatataacatggaCTTGtcgcaatatatatatatatatatatatatatatatatatatatatatatatatatatatatatatatatatatataaattgacTTAAGCGTATATAGTAAGAGGGAAGAACTCTTGGAGTCGTAATGTgaacactattttttaaattgcagttatttccctttgatCGACACATGTTAAGCTACGTGTAGCATATTGTTTCTCTCGCTCTGTGTTTAACCGTTAGAGGGGCGTAGCCAATGGTCTCGGCAAACCACAGATAACCGTTTTTGTTTTCAGCCAGTTTCCACACCAGATCACAGTTAAACAAGCCAGATTGCCCAATGATATAAATAAACACCCTCAGCGTGCGCGCGACAGACGTTCGTATAAAAACGTACATCAAAGAGATGTGTTCAGTAAGTcgtacattcctttcttccccttaacacacatttcttttattttaatcatttccgCTTTTAATGGGCTGTAACAAGCATTCCCTCCTCCCccactttctttctttgaaaccTATCGTCTGCTTCGACATCTGCTGCGGCTCAGGATATCATTTTTCCATCAGCCGACGTACTTCACAAGAGAGCCGTACTCAATTGCGACACGTGTGTTCTTCATTAACGCATTTAGCAGAcgatgtaatttattttttaagaccTAGCTACACATCTGATAGCCTCTGTGCCAACTGGCTAAtgttttctttgtgaaataaaGCGTCAAACTAAGGAACactgtttgtttatatttattttccgtACCTCTATCTCTATTCAATCACACTATCCTAggcgcgtgcacacacacacacacacacacacacacacacacacacacacacacacacatacacacacacacacacaattcagCTATCTAGGGCTATTTATGACAGTTGGGTTTAGTGGAGGCGTGATAGAGATTCTCCGGTCTAACACTAGTTCAATAGTGCATTACGGTTTAaacacgctatcctggacacacgcaCGTTCACACTTAAACTGTGGGGCTacctatccaggacagtgggaggtagtggttagtgaaacgTCTGAATACCAGCTGATAcccggatacgaacccagtacctaccagtcataaccactacaccaatgAAGCCGATCATAATGTGGGGTACAGCCATGTCTCAGCCATGACGTCACACCCCACGCCATTCATAGTGTCCCAACGCTATCTcgaggtcaagacgtgtctgaacacgttctgggatgactcatggTGTTCCCACGCCATGACCatatatgggcacgtttcaaATGCCTTGCAATTTTCCACTTCCTGTTGCCAAGGCTCACATCTGGTTGACACACACGTCAACACGATTAAACCCATCTTGCCATTTGATTAACGACTTCCGccccatctgtttcctgtatagacccccgacggttaacacacTCATAAAACGCAtgctatcttgccatctgatagCCATTAACGACTTCCTCACCATCTGTTTCTTGTATAGACCCCCCGACAGCTACCAAAGCCATTAACCCCGTTAAAGTAGCGTCCTCACACTTAAAGGTCAGCCAGCTGCATGACTCAGAGGTCAGTGCACTGAACGTGACGCCATTAGGCCACGCccccacgcttagaggtcagccaatcagaagaggccaAGCGCAGTTCACGTgacctcatttgcatacatgatACCCAAGTGCCGTCCCTACTActtactgggctacgtctcgccccacaaccattaatgccgttggataaatgtgacagtatttttgttataaaatgttgtttcgtGTGGACagtaatttgaactagtgtcaatgtaccaacaACTACTTGCTTGAAACATGCGCGGAGTCTTCCTAAAATCAGGATAACAATTATTGTGTGGAACTCGGATAGTCAAAGACGCTTCCAATTATGTCTAAAACGAGTAACTTAATACCTATTCAAAACACTATTTTAAAGTTGGGAGGTTATAGTGTTTATATTAATGGTGTATGTGTTGATTGAAACACCGTGTGTTGAAGTTATAGTCACATTTGTTACTGTACTATTCTCATCTCTGTGATTTAATTGGGTGATATACACCCTGTAGGGTCAATGTTACGTTTGGCTCCAcccaaatatttgtatttctccATTTTGTTGGGTGACATAAAGTTTGTCTTGAGCAAAACAGAGAGACACAGGTTGTTTTAGGCCGTCCTTCTTTGTGATGACATCACGAATAATCTCCCCGTCACGTGACAGCTGAACAATGGCATCTCTACCGTTATCACAGACATAAACAAACTCCTCAGTGTCACATGCAATATCATACAGTCGATGAAACTTTGTTGAATCACGTGATACCCACATGACGTGTCCTGATGCCGACACACATGTGACAATGTTAGTGGTATCTGATACAACAACTAGAGAGTCGCCTTTCACTGTTAGAGACCCGGGGTTGGGGACCACCTTGTTAGGAATAGACCGTATGACGTCACACTTCTGGTTTAGTATGTCGACACGCTCATCACACTCTGAACAAGCCGCCATATTGTCGTGAGGCAATATGGTTATGCCGTAGTATTTTGTCTTGGTTGTCACCGTCTTCGTCAGGTGTATGTCATCTTGTACATTCAGATATAATAGTTTTCTTTCTTCTGGCAGGGTGACGAGCACCTGGTGGTCACGTGTCTTAGCAAGGTCGCCTGGTCCGCTACTGGTCCAGTAGAGACTCTGAACCGTTTTGTGTTGAGAGGAAAATGAttttacacatttgtttttaaagtcagTAACAACGATCTTGTTTGACTCTTGACCTTCTAACACTAGGATAGATAATAACAATGGACATTCTGTATCGGATTCCAGTTTTGCATTAATCGTTTGTTCATGCTTTAACCTATCTGACTTCCAGTTTATCTCGACCTCTGGTTCAGATATTGAAGtcggtaaatatattttgtgtgttaTCTTGATAGATTTTACGTCAGGTCTCAAAATTCTCCCAATCTCTGCAGAAAACATTTTTCTTCCTGTTTTCTCAGGTTCAGCTAAAGTTATTGCCAAATCAGGAAATTCAGGACGCTGTGTGGCTAAATAATCAGctgttattgtttgtatttttgaaaatttggAAACATGTCTTTTCATATCAGGAAGTGACGTAGATCTGAGGAGAGTTTCGCCGAATTTCAGACATTCTTTACTTTCCACTATCAGTCTGTTAACATCAGTGAACAATTCAACAATTTCTTTGTTAACAGACTGACGACATTTTTCCAGTTCTGAGTTCCTCTTTTCCAGTTCATTTCGGACTGCTGTTGTGAAGTCCGCAATCAGTTTATCTCCTTGTCTCTGCATCTGAGCCGCAGTCTGTGTCGCGCTGATGTAGACGCTTCGCTGTAGTCTTTCAATGTCTGACGTCATCTGGTGTTCTATAAAATGACTGAATTTCTTTATCATTTCACAGGAAGATTCAATTACCAGTCTATTTGGGTCTTGTGGAGTAGGCACTCTTGAGTTATCTCCTACACAATAAACAAGAGTAAAAAAGGTTAAACTtacttttgtttaatggcacaaccagagcacattgatttattaatcatcggccattggatgtcaaacatttggtcattttgacatacagtcttagagatgaaaccagctacgtttttacattagtagcctGGGATATTTTATTCCATAAACAAAGTCAAAGAAGTGAATTTCTTAAACttgaagggtttttttgtttattttttgtttgtgtgtttacatGTTGTGTTTGAGTCGAATGGGCGTTTGGCaaactagtggttgattccacgaatatctatctagtgcctcgtctatacgAGGGCAGCCGCACCCGAGGAGTTCCTGTACTGTAGATTTCACCTCTGTTGCACCACCACAAAGACTAATCGAGGAAGGCTGATGTATGTctatagagagagacagacagacagagagagagagagagagagagagagagagagagagagagagagagagagagagagagagagagagagagagagagagagagagagagagagagagagagacgaatatctatctagtgcctcgtctatacgAGGGCAGCCGCATCAGAGCAGATCCTTTACTGTAGATTTCATCTCTCTTGTACACCGGCCtgggtggcgtcgtggttaggccaccggtctacaggctggtaggtactgggttcggatcccagtcgaggcatgggatttttaatccagataccgactccaaaccctgagtgagtgctccacaatgctcaatgggtaggtgtaaaccacttacaccgaccattgatccataactggttcaacaaaggccatggtttgtgctatcctgtctgtgggaagcgcaaataacagatcccttgctgctaatcagaaagagtagcccatgtagtggcgacagcgggtttcctctcaaaatctgtgtggtccttaaccatgtgtctgacgccatataaccgtaaataaaatgtgttgagtgcgtcgttaaataaaacatttctttctttctttccctcttgCACCACCACAAAGACTATTCGAGGAAGGATGCTGGAAATTAGCATTTTCATTAAGCCAACAAGTTCTTTTTTAACTCAcgtattttaaattgtttgatGAGACCAATGGCGTCCACGAGTGCGAGGTTTCGTTTGAACTGTGAAGCCCTAGTCGATGTAGATTGTGTGTTGTCAGGGATACCGACCACGTCCCTACAGTTTGGACACACGAAAGTTTCATCTGTGTTGTTGGCGTCGATGTGATTTTGGAGACAGATCAAACAAAATGTGTGTCCACAGGGAAGTCCGCGCGGATCAGTGAATACCTCCAAACAGAGGCTGCAGGAGATTTGGTCGTCTGTGGAGGACGCTGTGGCCATGtctgaaaagagaaataaataacattgttacaCACCTAATGAAGATTAGTCTGTTTACACGACAGCATCTAGTGGGGTGGATGATGAGGATGGAAGGTGGGAGATCAATTTAACGATATCTCATTGGATGCTcaaggaaaaaggaaaaaaaaagaaaaagaaaaaaagaaatgttttatttaacgattcaacacattttatttacggttatacggcctcagacatatggttaaggaccacagatattccagtcgtggtccactggctggaacgagaaacagcccaatggacccaccgacgggtggtgatcaaggaaggaaatggtttatttaaagacggacttaactcattttatttactgttatatggtgttggacatatggttaaggaccacagatatattgagggaggaaacccgctgtcgccacttcatgggctactcttctcgattagcagcaagggaacgtttatatgcaccatcccataggcaggacagcacatgccacgacctttgacataccagtcgtggtgcactggctggagcgagaaatagcccaatgggcgcactgatagggatcgatcccaaaccaaccggtcatcaagcgagcgctttaccactgggttacgtctcgtcCCTTCGTGGTGATCATTTAAAGACTTCAAATGAATTCATACCAGTGaaattactactactgttatcGAATGCTACTGATGACACACGATCGAATGTTTAagttaaaaatcaacaaaaacgTTGTCAATATGATGGATGTTGTGAGAATAGATGAATCAAGTTTTagtaacaaaattataattcttTAAAGCTGCCTTAACTACTCACCATCTTATAAAATcgtttaaacattcattttcatttcaacttattttagtgcttatatcaaaGTAAGGTTCAAtgacgctgtcctgggcacatacctcaactatctgggctgtctgtcaaggacagagggttagtggttagtgagagaggagagggtgtagtggtcttacaactacccattgagtagttacaactcgctctgggtgggagccggtaccgggctgcgaaccctgtccctgtcagccttatgtccgatggcttgaccacgacaccaccaaggccggtttggTTACAGAAACAGAAAGTTGTCATTCTTCATTAAGTGCTATTCCACATTTTATCATATTTGCCCTTTCAACAATTAAACATGCATTCTTTGTTAATTAGtgcatatattatttgttatttttaattagtgcatatattatttgttatttttaatttgctttccttaaagggacataccctagtttcaacccgtgaaaattaacactaagtttagttagtctacaaacctgtaacacatttggataaagttacaattgagtgaaacatgagtccgTGGctttgaaacggtgaaatatcctctacaaatagactaaaactgcgtttttaaaaatatgagaaatgcattttgtgatattaaaaacaccaggatgaccaaagaacacttcgaatgtacggaaattgataatctaaataataaaatctaagtaaagtatgagtTAGGTTATCAAAAAGGGTTATCATAGTAAacaaatatgcgttagtgtttaaaaactaggctatGCTAGGTCAGCCTAGGTATTTTAGTATGCATATAATTCCTATCCGTATATATGCTTTTATCATAAATGTTTAGATTGGTCCAAATAATATCATCTAACTTTGAAAAAAGAAGATGTTATAACTGCATGAATCTCACTTTTGCACTACTTTCGGCAATGCATAGAAAGCAAAGGATTAATAAAATGACTTTTTacattagttgttaatattgAATTAGTCCGACAGAGAAATGGGCACTTTGAGATATATTGCTTCAAATCAACCCCCTGTCCCCAATTTGTATTAAGGGGTTCTATAAATACACCATTATAGAGGTCGTCATATTTGTTAATTAACACATAAGTGGCTAAATAGACCTACACagctaatgagggctggctatgtCCAAGGTAGCTCgaatactctgactgtaagagagctaga is from Gigantopelta aegis isolate Gae_Host unplaced genomic scaffold, Gae_host_genome ctg5972_pilon_pilon:::debris, whole genome shotgun sequence and encodes:
- the LOC121366504 gene encoding E3 ubiquitin-protein ligase TRIM7-like isoform X1 → MATASSTDDQISCSLCLEVFTDPRGLPCGHTFCLICLQNHIDANNTDETFVCPNCRDVVGIPDNTQSTSTRASQFKRNLALVDAIGLIKQFKIRDNSRVPTPQDPNRLVIESSCEMIKKFSHFIEHQMTSDIERLQRSVYISATQTAAQMQRQGDKLIADFTTAVRNELEKRNSELEKCRQSVNKEIVELFTDVNRLIVESKECLKFGETLLRSTSLPDMKRHVSKFSKIQTITADYLATQRPEFPDLAITLAEPEKTGRKMFSAEIGRILRPDVKSIKITHKIYLPTSISEPEVEINWKSDRLKHEQTINAKLESDTECPLLLSILVLEGQESNKIVVTDFKNKCVKSFSSQHKTVQSLYWTSSGPGDLAKTRDHQVLVTLPEERKLLYLNVQDDIHLTKTVTTKTKYYGITILPHDNMAACSECDERVDILNQKCDVIRSIPNKVVPNPGSLTVKGDSLVVVSDTTNIVTCVSASGHVMWVSRDSTKFHRLYDIACDTEEFVYVCDNGRDAIVQLSRDGEIIRDVITKKDGLKQPVSLCFAQDKLYVTQQNGEIQIFGWSQT
- the LOC121366504 gene encoding uncharacterized protein LOC121366504 isoform X2; its protein translation is MATASSTDDQISCSLCLEVFTDPRGLPCGHTFCLICLQNHIDANNTDETFVCPNCRDVVGIPDNTQSTSTRASQFKRNLALVDAIGLIKQFKIQHQMTSDIERLQRSVYISATQTAAQMQRQGDKLIADFTTAVRNELEKRNSELEKCRQSVNKEIVELFTDVNRLIVESKECLKFGETLLRSTSLPDMKRHVSKFSKIQTITADYLATQRPEFPDLAITLAEPEKTGRKMFSAEIGRILRPDVKSIKITHKIYLPTSISEPEVEINWKSDRLKHEQTINAKLESDTECPLLLSILVLEGQESNKIVVTDFKNKCVKSFSSQHKTVQSLYWTSSGPGDLAKTRDHQVLVTLPEERKLLYLNVQDDIHLTKTVTTKTKYYGITILPHDNMAACSECDERVDILNQKCDVIRSIPNKVVPNPGSLTVKGDSLVVVSDTTNIVTCVSASGHVMWVSRDSTKFHRLYDIACDTEEFVYVCDNGRDAIVQLSRDGEIIRDVITKKDGLKQPVSLCFAQDKLYVTQQNGEIQIFGWSQT